From the Polynucleobacter sp. MWH-UH35A genome, one window contains:
- a CDS encoding lipopolysaccharide biosynthesis protein, giving the protein MLALAMMRAGTTLLSPPEMGKVSLVVATAGFFTLFLINPVGMFINRRLHAWYFSGAAKYYLWRYSLYLVFIAFIAAILVALLNVDNILSIGISLPWLITLVCGSLIINTINQTSIPSLNMLGFSKEFLVLSLATTLASFIGAILLASAIELSAQYWLLGILFGQAIFAFLGSKVLCDKLQTKSLVYAPLGISRQNLNNLFHFAWPVSIAAGLGWAQSQGYRYLMGDQLGLMQLGLFVAGYGISAGIIAAFESILTTYFQPMLYRDANTISASNQAQAWNRYAVVVIPSLLLTAAFVIATSSELTQLLLGPNFQGASNFVIWGALAELSRALVGVYTLIAHIFTRTRMLIIPGLIGAIFSVGLCVILVPTYGGVGAGIGLAVSGFLMLLIFHILFVKNVGGVVCSSKILVAILFSLIMWVVSNLFHYFIENTTWIITIEFLGFMGLIYLSMQYYFLQEHLKMGGA; this is encoded by the coding sequence ATGCTTGCATTAGCAATGATGCGTGCTGGCACTACACTGTTGTCTCCGCCAGAGATGGGGAAGGTGTCGTTAGTTGTTGCTACCGCTGGATTCTTCACACTTTTTCTGATTAATCCTGTTGGCATGTTTATTAATCGTCGTTTGCATGCATGGTATTTCAGTGGTGCGGCAAAATACTATTTATGGCGATATTCGTTGTATTTGGTATTTATCGCTTTTATTGCTGCCATATTGGTAGCTCTCTTGAATGTAGACAATATTTTAAGCATTGGAATTTCACTTCCATGGTTGATTACTTTGGTATGTGGTTCTTTAATAATTAATACGATAAATCAAACTTCCATCCCATCTCTAAATATGTTGGGATTTAGCAAAGAATTTTTAGTTCTATCGCTTGCAACGACCCTAGCCAGTTTTATTGGTGCAATTTTATTAGCTAGTGCAATAGAGTTAAGTGCGCAATATTGGCTTCTGGGTATTTTATTTGGCCAAGCAATTTTTGCATTTCTGGGCTCAAAAGTCTTATGCGATAAGCTGCAAACTAAAAGTTTAGTATATGCACCCCTTGGTATCAGCAGGCAAAATCTCAATAACTTATTTCATTTTGCATGGCCGGTTTCCATTGCAGCTGGCTTAGGCTGGGCTCAGAGTCAAGGTTATCGCTATCTCATGGGGGATCAATTGGGGTTGATGCAGTTGGGTTTGTTTGTGGCTGGTTACGGCATTAGTGCTGGCATTATTGCCGCATTTGAATCGATATTGACTACGTATTTTCAGCCAATGTTGTATCGAGATGCAAATACAATCTCCGCAAGCAATCAAGCTCAGGCATGGAATAGGTATGCTGTCGTTGTTATTCCGTCGCTCTTATTGACTGCTGCATTTGTCATTGCCACTTCGTCTGAGTTAACTCAGTTGTTATTGGGTCCTAATTTCCAAGGCGCCTCAAATTTTGTAATCTGGGGAGCTTTGGCAGAGTTGTCGAGGGCATTGGTAGGTGTTTATACACTAATTGCACACATATTTACGCGCACCAGAATGCTCATTATTCCCGGGTTAATTGGAGCCATTTTCTCAGTTGGATTATGCGTAATATTAGTGCCTACATATGGGGGGGTTGGTGCGGGTATAGGTTTGGCCGTTTCTGGATTTTTAATGCTTTTAATCTTTCATATATTGTTTGTAAAAAATGTTGGTGGAGTAGTCTGTTCTTCTAAAATATTGGTTGCTATATTGTTTTCCCTAATAATGTGGGTAGTGTCGAATTTATTTCATTATTTTATAGAAAATACCACCTGGATAATTACCATTGAATTTCTAGGTTTTATGGGGTTAATTTATCTATCAATGCAATATTATTTTCTGCAAGAGCACTTAAAAATGGGGGGAGCGTGA
- a CDS encoding glycosyltransferase family 10 domain-containing protein: MKNLRQSVLINPPSEHFVNNKLFDLSDLRLNRDGTLLPFHRLKHELSIKNISINTPDLLSSGGIRDAKHCYYSLGILEEPFSQPENNEIELKGFLIMEPPVVAPELYEALPELTRKFDKVYVHNTVGDGYSLNGVDQTRLEKLYWPQPYWGILEKFWGRTKRLKRIVVINGNHKPKKMNHELYSKRIYAMATLFKFNIVDLYGRGWGRWWSRTSFWLPYWLHLSKLMSIYKGECESKYEVLSNYQYSLCFENMEMKGYVSEKIFDCFYAGTIPIYWGAPDINSLIPPKLFIDARQFSSWGELWKKVSSISDQDLQDMRNETRVFLTSDIFLKYYNSLANIVEQ, translated from the coding sequence ATGAAAAATCTCAGACAATCCGTTTTAATAAATCCCCCCTCTGAACATTTTGTAAATAACAAACTCTTTGATTTATCTGATCTGCGATTAAACCGCGATGGAACCTTATTACCATTTCATCGGTTGAAGCATGAATTAAGCATTAAAAATATTTCGATCAATACTCCCGACCTATTGTCGAGTGGCGGTATTAGGGATGCTAAACATTGCTATTATTCTTTGGGAATACTGGAAGAGCCCTTTTCTCAGCCCGAAAATAATGAAATTGAGCTTAAAGGTTTTTTGATTATGGAGCCACCAGTAGTGGCGCCAGAGCTATACGAAGCTTTGCCTGAGTTGACAAGGAAATTTGATAAGGTCTATGTTCACAATACAGTAGGTGATGGATACTCTCTAAACGGAGTTGATCAGACTAGACTAGAAAAATTATATTGGCCTCAGCCCTATTGGGGCATTTTGGAGAAATTTTGGGGGCGGACCAAGCGTCTTAAAAGGATTGTGGTGATCAATGGCAATCATAAGCCTAAAAAAATGAACCATGAGCTTTACAGTAAGCGTATTTATGCAATGGCCACTTTGTTCAAGTTTAATATAGTTGATTTATATGGGCGGGGATGGGGGCGTTGGTGGTCTCGAACTTCATTCTGGTTACCTTACTGGCTTCACCTCAGTAAATTAATGTCAATCTATAAGGGCGAATGCGAATCAAAATATGAGGTCTTGAGTAATTACCAATACAGTCTCTGTTTTGAGAATATGGAAATGAAGGGTTATGTTTCAGAAAAGATATTTGATTGTTTTTATGCTGGGACTATTCCAATCTATTGGGGAGCACCAGATATTAACTCATTGATTCCTCCGAAACTCTTTATTGATGCCAGACAATTTTCTTCATGGGGCGAGCTATGGAAAAAGGTCAGTTCCATTAGTGATCAAGACCTCCAAGACATGCGTAATGAAACTAGAGTCTTTTTAACAAGCGATATTTTTTTAAAATATTACAATTCTCTAGCAAATATCGTGGAGCAATAG
- a CDS encoding oligosaccharide flippase family protein gives MNYFYQLISSVGVGAISFALSLFIARQVGASNFGQYSTALAIGSILAIALDGGLRNFLTRERTKPSGHLSNLYGLLPHVAMGHCLMAAVLASLICLLAFPGQIYLGLGIIWCFWGAVITQYASAMLRGDGNLKADSLWQLKQRILTATLIAITVFLGYFEAWQLLLTWAAGALCANLFFKEGFRFKPLLKPLLSSEHKLYRTLLPLLWIDLATIIYFRSDLIMLRGFKISDSNIGQYAAAYRLIEAAILVASPISIIIFRKVRLLHEEQLLQTKYIIKSLLVSAIFGLAGFALLNWIAYPLVQITYGVQYDQAAGFLPILGWMIVLLIPNTVLTQTALALNLEKSYAATATLAAICNISLNYLFIPEHGTVAAAYSSIATEFILMIGLSIAVFRRKKH, from the coding sequence TTGAACTACTTCTATCAACTTATTTCTTCAGTTGGGGTCGGCGCCATTTCTTTTGCGCTAAGTCTTTTTATTGCGAGACAAGTAGGGGCATCTAATTTTGGGCAGTACTCCACAGCGTTGGCAATTGGTTCAATTCTTGCCATTGCATTGGATGGAGGTCTTCGTAATTTCCTCACACGTGAACGCACTAAACCAAGCGGTCATCTCAGCAATCTCTATGGATTATTGCCACATGTTGCCATGGGGCACTGTCTCATGGCGGCGGTATTGGCCAGCTTAATCTGCTTGCTTGCATTTCCTGGGCAGATTTACCTTGGTCTTGGGATTATTTGGTGCTTTTGGGGCGCAGTAATTACACAATATGCCTCCGCAATGTTAAGAGGTGATGGCAACCTTAAGGCCGACTCACTTTGGCAACTCAAGCAACGAATACTCACTGCCACCTTAATTGCTATCACTGTTTTTCTGGGCTACTTTGAGGCATGGCAATTGCTACTCACTTGGGCTGCTGGAGCCTTATGCGCCAATCTCTTTTTTAAAGAAGGGTTTCGGTTTAAGCCGCTCCTAAAGCCCCTACTATCATCAGAGCACAAACTGTATCGCACTCTATTGCCGCTACTATGGATCGATTTGGCGACGATTATTTATTTTCGCTCTGATTTGATTATGCTCAGAGGCTTTAAGATATCGGATAGTAATATTGGCCAGTATGCCGCAGCCTATCGCCTAATTGAGGCAGCTATATTAGTGGCCAGCCCGATCTCAATCATCATCTTTCGCAAGGTCCGCCTTCTACATGAAGAGCAACTCTTGCAAACAAAGTACATTATTAAGTCGCTACTAGTTAGTGCAATTTTTGGTTTAGCGGGCTTTGCTTTGCTAAATTGGATTGCATACCCTCTAGTGCAAATAACTTATGGGGTGCAATACGATCAAGCGGCAGGCTTTTTACCTATCTTGGGCTGGATGATTGTCCTGCTTATTCCAAACACGGTGCTCACACAAACTGCATTGGCTCTAAACCTCGAAAAGTCTTATGCAGCAACTGCAACATTGGCAGCAATTTGCAATATCAGCCTGAATTACCTTTTTATCCCAGAACATGGGACGGTGGCGGCGGCTTATAGCAGTATTGCCACAGAATTTATATTAATGATTGGCCTATCTATAGCCGTCTTCAGAAGAAAAAAGCACTAA
- a CDS encoding glycosyltransferase, whose translation MGGIEQTIDQIARTTAALGIENTFLTLSNSPSERPTPLHGYELITAKRDFELASNGFSWQSINLFKGLAAKADVIHYHFPWPFADFIHHWTLPNKPCVVTYHSDIVRQKLLLQLYRPLKLRFLNSVDHIVATSPNYLQTSSVLQSFADKTSVIPIGLDHQTYPKPCATLINYYKQCFGEQFFLFIGAFRYYKGLKFLIEAAREAPYPIVIVGSGPLEDELKADTLKYQLKNIFFVGQVSEENKSALLEACYGIIFPSHLRSEAFGVTLLEGAMFSKPLISCEIGTGTTYININQETGIVTPPADPKALANAMTWLWNHPEEAKKMGERARKRYEALFTAKRMSQSYFELYQKLLNY comes from the coding sequence GTGGGTGGCATCGAGCAGACAATTGATCAGATCGCACGCACTACTGCAGCTTTGGGTATTGAAAACACCTTTCTGACCCTAAGTAATTCACCCTCCGAGCGCCCCACTCCTTTGCACGGATATGAGCTGATTACAGCTAAACGCGATTTTGAGCTGGCCTCTAACGGATTTTCTTGGCAATCCATCAACCTTTTTAAGGGGCTTGCTGCCAAGGCTGATGTAATTCATTACCATTTTCCGTGGCCCTTTGCCGACTTTATTCACCATTGGACCTTACCAAACAAACCTTGTGTAGTGACCTACCATTCCGACATTGTTCGGCAAAAGCTACTTTTGCAACTCTACCGCCCTCTTAAGTTACGATTTCTCAATTCAGTTGATCATATTGTTGCAACTTCGCCAAATTATCTTCAGACTAGCAGTGTGCTGCAATCCTTTGCAGATAAGACCTCTGTAATTCCGATTGGCTTAGATCATCAAACCTATCCAAAACCTTGTGCAACTCTTATTAACTACTACAAACAGTGTTTTGGTGAACAGTTTTTTCTTTTTATTGGGGCATTCCGCTATTATAAAGGCCTCAAGTTCCTTATTGAAGCGGCTAGAGAGGCTCCTTATCCCATTGTGATCGTGGGATCAGGCCCTCTCGAAGATGAATTAAAAGCAGACACCCTCAAATACCAATTAAAAAATATTTTTTTTGTAGGTCAGGTGAGCGAAGAAAATAAGAGTGCATTATTGGAAGCCTGTTATGGGATAATTTTCCCATCGCATCTTCGCTCTGAAGCTTTTGGAGTTACGCTATTAGAAGGGGCTATGTTTAGCAAACCGCTGATTTCTTGTGAGATTGGTACGGGTACTACCTATATTAATATCAATCAAGAAACTGGAATAGTAACCCCTCCAGCCGATCCAAAAGCTCTAGCCAACGCCATGACCTGGCTTTGGAATCACCCAGAAGAAGCAAAAAAGATGGGGGAAAGAGCTCGCAAACGCTATGAAGCCTTATTTACAGCAAAAAGAATGTCACAATCGTATTTCGAGCTTTACCAAAAACTACTGAATTATTAA
- a CDS encoding glycosyltransferase: MSVLAISFLISLAVNLWIVRYSHLHARYTADSDLLGIQKFHVSAVPRIGGLAILIAVLAALLVRHFQNVEVGSFGLLLAAASLPAFISGLAEDVTKKVGVRFRLLATMVSAGLAGYLLHAWLTSVQILGLDNLMLTYPVLAIVITCVAVGGVANAFNIIDGYNGLSSMVAVIILLGITYVAFQVGDHAIMIASIAMIGALLGFLFLNYPRGLIFLGDGGAYFVGFWIAELSVLLTARHPEVSKWFPLLLCFYPIFETLFSIYRRVIIKKSHPGMPDASHLHQLIYRRVVRWSTGDAQDYLRVQRNALTSPYLWVLCLLAVIPALLFWRYHLLLKLFALIFSISYIWLYWSIVRFRAPEFLIINNPSNRSGR; the protein is encoded by the coding sequence ATGTCCGTTCTAGCAATTTCATTTCTTATTTCATTAGCGGTCAACTTGTGGATTGTTAGATACAGTCATTTGCATGCCCGATACACGGCTGATTCAGATTTACTTGGGATTCAGAAGTTTCATGTCTCAGCTGTACCCCGCATCGGCGGGTTGGCAATATTAATCGCAGTTTTGGCGGCTCTCCTAGTTCGTCATTTTCAGAATGTTGAAGTCGGATCTTTTGGGTTACTCCTAGCGGCTGCCTCGCTACCAGCTTTTATATCGGGCTTGGCCGAGGACGTCACCAAAAAAGTCGGAGTTCGCTTTCGCTTATTGGCAACCATGGTCTCTGCAGGTCTTGCCGGTTATTTGCTTCATGCGTGGTTAACAAGTGTGCAGATATTGGGTTTAGATAATTTAATGCTGACTTACCCAGTTTTAGCCATTGTCATTACTTGTGTAGCGGTAGGAGGTGTGGCAAACGCTTTTAATATTATCGATGGATACAACGGCTTATCTTCTATGGTCGCGGTGATTATTTTATTGGGCATTACTTATGTAGCCTTTCAGGTGGGTGATCATGCAATCATGATTGCCTCAATAGCGATGATTGGTGCTTTGCTAGGCTTCCTTTTTTTAAACTACCCCCGAGGGTTAATTTTTCTAGGTGATGGGGGAGCGTATTTTGTAGGTTTTTGGATTGCTGAACTTTCAGTGCTTTTAACTGCCCGCCATCCTGAAGTGTCTAAGTGGTTTCCGCTTCTTCTCTGTTTCTACCCAATTTTTGAGACCCTCTTTTCGATTTATCGACGTGTCATTATTAAAAAGTCTCACCCTGGTATGCCGGATGCATCACATCTTCACCAGCTGATATATAGACGTGTTGTACGATGGTCAACAGGTGATGCGCAAGATTACTTAAGGGTACAGCGGAATGCCTTAACCTCGCCGTATTTATGGGTGCTGTGTTTATTGGCGGTAATCCCGGCTTTGTTATTCTGGAGGTATCACCTGTTATTGAAACTGTTTGCCCTAATATTCTCAATTAGTTACATTTGGCTTTATTGGTCAATCGTTCGATTTCGGGCACCGGAATTTCTCATCATCAATAATCCGAGCAATAGATCTGGTCGATAA
- a CDS encoding glycosyltransferase, which produces MNQKLLKLVQEWKPAITLFSLYTDQFNPEVVDELRRYTKTICFFHDDTWRVDYSRFWAKQFDFFTTPDFYGERKYREIGLPNAIYFPFGCNEKISRNLEIPKKYDVSFVGGWHPHREWLIKRIKKAGIKVEVFGYGWPNGEIDQEGMIRVFNESRINLNLTNSSSWDVRYLTSSLHAIKSSLRSKKTIEQLKARIFEVNGCNAFQLSYFVEGLANCYEIDKEIAVYVDVNDLIDKIKFYLAHDELRESIAQAAYSRTIRNHTFAQRFNVVFQRMGLPNA; this is translated from the coding sequence ATGAATCAAAAATTGCTCAAATTAGTTCAAGAGTGGAAACCGGCAATCACCCTCTTTTCTTTATATACTGATCAGTTTAATCCAGAGGTTGTGGATGAACTGCGCCGATATACCAAAACGATTTGCTTTTTCCATGATGACACGTGGAGAGTTGATTATTCTCGGTTTTGGGCAAAACAATTTGACTTCTTTACTACCCCAGACTTTTACGGTGAGCGCAAATATCGTGAAATTGGCTTGCCAAATGCAATTTATTTTCCTTTTGGGTGCAATGAAAAGATTTCTCGTAACTTAGAGATCCCCAAAAAATATGATGTGTCATTTGTTGGTGGATGGCACCCTCATCGGGAATGGTTAATTAAGCGAATCAAAAAAGCGGGCATTAAAGTGGAGGTATTTGGCTATGGTTGGCCTAATGGTGAAATTGATCAAGAGGGCATGATTCGGGTGTTTAATGAAAGCCGAATTAATTTGAATCTTACAAACTCATCCTCATGGGATGTTAGATATCTAACATCCTCTTTGCACGCCATCAAAAGTAGCTTGCGTAGCAAGAAAACTATTGAGCAGTTAAAGGCAAGGATATTTGAGGTGAATGGGTGTAATGCTTTTCAGCTCTCATACTTTGTGGAGGGGTTGGCTAACTGCTATGAAATTGATAAAGAAATTGCGGTATATGTCGATGTAAATGATTTGATTGATAAGATCAAATTTTATTTGGCTCATGACGAATTGCGAGAATCTATTGCGCAGGCTGCTTATTCTCGTACTATTCGTAATCACACCTTTGCCCAGCGTTTTAATGTGGTTTTTCAAAGAATGGGCTTACCAAATGCTTGA
- a CDS encoding glycosyltransferase family 2 protein → MSIFSSHMMNAAAPVTVVIPCYRCLSTVSRAVESVMAQTMLPAEIILIDDCSMDGTLDLLYQLQARHQDRIQVVALDQNLGVSFARNMGWKYAKYPYIAFLDSDDAWHCRKIEIQYGYMRTHPDVELSGHEFRILLPQDGLPDWHLNAESDVISISKEGLLLSNPFITPSVMLRRDIVQRFIENRRHMEDHMLWLDIFFSGAKVLKLKVPLAATYKKSFGETGLSSQLLEMQMGDLDNYKNLLKMKYINYFQWMLLCVYSWCKFVRRLIISKAYLILRSTS, encoded by the coding sequence ATGTCAATTTTCTCTAGCCATATGATGAATGCTGCCGCCCCAGTTACAGTAGTCATTCCATGCTACAGGTGTTTGTCGACAGTCTCTCGTGCAGTTGAGTCAGTGATGGCGCAAACGATGCTTCCAGCAGAAATTATTCTTATTGATGACTGCAGCATGGACGGCACTTTAGATCTTCTATACCAATTGCAAGCTCGCCATCAAGATCGCATTCAGGTTGTTGCTCTAGATCAAAATCTTGGTGTATCTTTTGCACGCAATATGGGCTGGAAATATGCAAAGTATCCTTATATTGCGTTTCTTGATTCTGATGATGCATGGCATTGTAGAAAAATTGAAATTCAATACGGTTATATGCGTACTCATCCAGACGTTGAGCTTAGTGGTCACGAGTTTAGAATTCTTTTGCCGCAAGACGGGCTCCCAGATTGGCATCTAAATGCGGAGTCTGATGTAATTTCAATTAGCAAGGAAGGTCTTTTGTTATCCAACCCTTTTATTACGCCATCAGTCATGTTACGTAGAGATATTGTTCAGCGCTTTATTGAAAATCGCCGCCATATGGAGGATCATATGCTTTGGCTGGACATTTTTTTTAGTGGTGCAAAAGTATTAAAACTTAAAGTGCCATTGGCCGCAACTTATAAGAAGTCTTTTGGTGAGACAGGTTTAAGCTCTCAACTCTTGGAGATGCAAATGGGGGATCTAGATAACTATAAGAATCTTTTGAAAATGAAATATATTAATTATTTTCAATGGATGCTTCTTTGCGTTTATTCTTGGTGTAAATTCGTACGTCGCCTGATTATTTCTAAGGCTTATTTAATTTTAAGATCTACTTCATAA
- a CDS encoding glycosyltransferase, which yields MLDESPLVCICIPTFNVAVTVKETLDSIVAQTYQNTVIHISDNASTDGTVNVVKSVPDKRIQIHCNSENVGGEGNFTRCIELAEGKYTAIFHADDLYNPEMVSRQVDFLESNPNICAVFTAAHTIDENGTLLSEILAPPFCKKGDTAIYDFKNLLKTILLRRNFLVCPSAMVKTETYKNVIRQWGSSLFNSASDVDTWLRLASSAPIAVINEPLMRYRISQLQYSDKIRKRTSKTDFFLVMDHYLSIPEVVKILSKEDFRHYGWLLRHENVACASNLLANGESLEAKNLLKGLICWDSLNAAISTRLGFKTLAGGIFLKMMIFLSLSNKSYRFLNKLKNNERG from the coding sequence ATGCTTGATGAGTCACCTTTAGTCTGTATTTGCATCCCTACATTTAATGTTGCGGTAACAGTAAAAGAGACGCTTGACTCTATCGTGGCCCAAACCTATCAAAATACGGTTATCCATATTTCAGATAACGCATCTACAGATGGTACGGTTAATGTTGTTAAATCTGTTCCGGATAAGCGGATTCAGATCCACTGTAATAGCGAAAATGTAGGTGGCGAAGGCAATTTCACTAGATGCATTGAACTGGCTGAAGGCAAGTACACCGCAATATTTCATGCGGATGATTTATACAATCCCGAGATGGTTTCAAGACAAGTTGACTTTCTTGAATCTAATCCCAATATTTGCGCAGTATTTACTGCGGCACACACAATTGATGAGAATGGGACTTTACTTTCAGAAATTTTAGCGCCGCCTTTTTGCAAAAAAGGGGATACTGCAATATATGATTTCAAAAATTTATTAAAAACAATCTTACTGCGTCGTAATTTTCTGGTTTGCCCTAGTGCTATGGTTAAAACAGAAACTTATAAAAATGTAATTAGACAGTGGGGTAGTAGTTTATTCAATTCAGCTTCCGATGTTGATACATGGTTAAGGCTTGCTAGTAGTGCACCCATAGCGGTAATTAATGAGCCACTCATGCGATATAGGATTAGTCAACTTCAGTATTCGGATAAGATTCGAAAAAGAACTAGTAAGACAGATTTTTTTCTCGTAATGGATCATTACTTATCTATACCAGAAGTAGTAAAAATATTGTCAAAAGAAGATTTTCGACATTATGGCTGGCTGTTGCGTCATGAAAATGTAGCTTGTGCATCTAATTTATTGGCAAATGGAGAGTCATTGGAAGCTAAGAATCTTCTGAAGGGTCTGATATGTTGGGATTCTCTCAATGCGGCAATTTCAACGCGCCTAGGATTTAAAACCCTGGCGGGCGGTATTTTTTTGAAGATGATGATTTTTCTTAGTTTATCGAATAAATCTTATAGGTTTCTAAATAAACTTAAAAATAATGAGCGCGGGTGA
- a CDS encoding glycosyltransferase, with protein sequence MNNHKITASIVLYNTAGVLINRLLACIHNSGCIDAIFIVDNSPEPNQQLVFEDLPVEYIRTQRNIGYGSGHNIALKKAIKLGSDFHFIFNPDISFGESELQKMISRICDDKEIGQLMPKVINPDGSLQYLCKLLPIPLDLVLRRFAIGPLKRIAKARADKFELRFTGYKKEMNVPFLSGCFMLFRVSALQKIGLFDESFFMYGEDIDLTRRMHSKYKTIFFPGAVVIHDHARESYKNIKMLWIHSVNVGKYFNKWGWFLDPDRKKMNAAVINSLGK encoded by the coding sequence TTGAATAATCATAAAATTACGGCATCAATCGTCTTGTACAACACGGCAGGAGTCCTAATTAATAGACTTCTTGCCTGTATCCACAATTCAGGCTGTATCGATGCAATTTTTATAGTTGATAATTCTCCCGAGCCCAATCAGCAGCTCGTCTTTGAGGATCTTCCAGTTGAATATATCCGAACCCAAAGAAATATAGGCTATGGCTCCGGGCATAATATTGCACTCAAAAAGGCTATAAAATTAGGTTCAGATTTTCATTTTATTTTTAATCCAGATATATCTTTTGGGGAGTCTGAACTTCAAAAAATGATTTCTCGGATTTGTGATGACAAAGAAATTGGGCAGCTGATGCCTAAAGTCATTAATCCCGATGGGAGCCTGCAGTATCTATGTAAGCTGCTTCCGATACCCTTGGACTTGGTGTTAAGGCGCTTTGCTATAGGGCCCCTGAAGAGGATCGCAAAAGCGAGGGCTGATAAATTTGAGCTTCGTTTTACTGGCTACAAAAAAGAAATGAACGTGCCATTTCTATCGGGCTGTTTTATGCTGTTTCGTGTGAGTGCATTACAAAAAATTGGTTTATTTGATGAATCCTTCTTTATGTATGGAGAGGATATAGATCTAACAAGGCGAATGCATTCCAAGTACAAAACTATTTTCTTTCCAGGCGCTGTAGTGATTCATGACCATGCAAGGGAATCCTATAAAAATATCAAGATGCTATGGATACATAGCGTTAATGTAGGTAAATATTTCAATAAATGGGGTTGGTTTCTAGATCCCGATAGAAAAAAAATGAATGCTGCAGTTATTAACTCATTAGGGAAATAA
- a CDS encoding transketolase family protein, which translates to MRNAFIEELVELAKTNSNIVLMVGDLGFSVVEPFQDAYPDRFFNAGVAEQNMMSMAAGLASEGCHAFVYSIANFPTFRCAEQIRNDVAYHQLPVTIVAVGGGLAYGNLGYSHHAVQDYALMRSMPNMLISAPGDPMEVRACLRYLTSHPQPSYLRLGKAGELCLHDSVPSIEPGIWQRITNSSGPKNRAILATGNGLQIAKNWQQGGQYLDHDLYSLPLWGITQKNLQTNQVEKFEKLVTVEDHLLDAGFGSWMLESLINEPKLIERLALKALDPSVCGLVASQNELHKASNLE; encoded by the coding sequence ATGCGTAACGCGTTTATTGAAGAGTTAGTAGAGCTTGCGAAGACAAATTCGAATATTGTATTAATGGTTGGGGATTTGGGTTTTTCTGTTGTCGAGCCATTTCAAGATGCTTATCCAGACAGATTTTTTAATGCTGGCGTAGCAGAGCAAAATATGATGAGTATGGCTGCGGGCTTGGCATCTGAGGGTTGTCATGCGTTTGTTTATTCAATTGCTAACTTCCCCACTTTTAGGTGTGCTGAACAAATTAGAAATGACGTTGCCTATCATCAGCTGCCAGTAACTATAGTAGCCGTTGGTGGAGGTTTAGCATATGGAAACTTGGGTTACTCACATCATGCTGTGCAGGACTATGCCCTCATGAGATCCATGCCTAATATGCTGATTTCAGCGCCCGGCGATCCTATGGAGGTGCGAGCTTGTTTGCGGTATTTAACTAGCCACCCTCAGCCATCCTATTTAAGACTTGGAAAGGCTGGGGAGTTATGTCTTCATGACTCAGTCCCGTCAATAGAGCCAGGGATATGGCAGAGAATTACTAATAGCAGTGGTCCGAAAAATAGAGCCATCTTAGCAACTGGTAATGGTTTGCAAATTGCCAAAAATTGGCAGCAAGGAGGTCAATATCTCGACCACGATTTATACAGCCTGCCGCTATGGGGTATAACTCAAAAAAATCTCCAGACAAATCAAGTGGAAAAATTTGAGAAACTTGTGACAGTGGAAGATCACTTGTTAGATGCCGGCTTTGGTAGTTGGATGCTCGAATCTTTAATTAATGAACCTAAGCTAATTGAGAGGTTAGCGTTAAAAGCACTTGATCCAAGTGTATGCGGATTAGTTGCAAGTCAAAATGAATTACATAAAGCTAGTAATTTAGAGTGA